In a genomic window of Nomascus leucogenys isolate Asia chromosome 4, Asia_NLE_v1, whole genome shotgun sequence:
- the RBFA gene encoding putative ribosome-binding factor A, mitochondrial isoform X1: MWAAAGGLWRFRAGLRALLRSREAALFPGCERGLHCSAVSCKNWLKKFASKTKKKFWYESPSLGSHSTYKPSKLELLVRSTSKKTRKEDHVHLRALNGLLYKALTDLLCTPEVSQELYDLNVELSKVSLTPDFSACRVYWKTMLSAEQNAHMEAVLQRSAAHMRHLLMSQQTLRNVPPIVFIQDKGNAALAELDQLLAVADFGPRDERDDFVQSDFRDPDASQPCGTTEPATGSSLCGIDHEALNKQIMEYKRRKDKGLGGLVWQGQVAELTTQMKKGRKRAKPRLEQDSSLKSYLSGEEVEDDLDLVGAPDTEELEAERGGGRTEDGHSCGASRE; this comes from the exons ATGTGGGCTGCGGCGGGCGGGCTGTGGCGCTTCCGCGCGGGTCTCCGGGCCCTGCTCCGTAGCCGTGAGGCTGCGCTGTTTCCGGGCTGCGAGCGGGGACTGCACTGCTCTGCTGTCTCCTGCAAGAACTGGCTCAAGAAATTTGCCTCGAAAACCAA AAAAAAGTTTTGGTATGAAAGTCCTTCCTTGGGCTCTCACTCG ACTTACAAACCATCCAAGTTGGAACTCCTCGTGAGGAGCACCTCAAAGAAAACCAGGAAGGAGGACCATGTGCACCTGAGGGCCCTGAACGGCCTCCTCTATAAGGCACTGACAGACCTGCTGTGTACCCCTGAAGTGAGTCAGGAGCTGTATGACCTTAACGTGGAGCTCTCCAAG GTTTCCCTGACTCCAGACTTCTCAGCCTGCCGAGTGTACTGGAAGACAATGCTGTCTGCTGAGCAGAACGCACACATGGAGGCCGTCTTGCAGAGAAGTGCCGCGCACATGAG GCACCTTTTGATGTCCCAGCAGACCCTGAGGAATGTGCCACCGATAGTGTTTATTCAAGACAAGGGAAATGCAGCTCTAGCTGAG CTTGATCAGTTACTGGCAGTCGCAGACTTTGGACCCCGGGATGAAAGAGACGACTTTGTACAAAGTGATTTCAG GGACCCTGATGCCTCACAACCCTGCGGCACCACAGAGCCGGCCACAGGCTCCAGTCTGTGTGGGATCGATCATGAGGCGCTCAACAAGCAGATTATGGAGTACAAAAGGAGGAAAGATAAAGGGCTCGGGGGCCTGGTGTGGCAGGGGCAGGTGGCTGAGCTGACAACGCAGatgaaaaagggaaggaagagggccAAGCCCCGCCTGGAGCAGGACAGCTCCCTCAAGAGTTACCTGTCAGGCGAGGAGGTTGAAGATGACCTGGACCTGGTTGGTGCCCCGGACACAGAGGAgttggaggcagagagaggaggtggCAGAACAGAGGATGGCCACAGCTGTGGAGCAAGCAGGGAGTAG
- the RBFA gene encoding putative ribosome-binding factor A, mitochondrial isoform X2 yields the protein MWAAAGGLWRFRAGLRALLRSREAALFPGCERGLHCSAVSCKNWLKKFASKTKKKFWYESPSLGSHSTYKPSKLELLVRSTSKKTRKEDHVHLRALNGLLYKALTDLLCTPEVSQELYDLNVELSKVSLTPDFSACRVYWKTMLSAEQNAHMEAVLQRSAAHMSLISYWQSQTLDPGMKETTLYKVISGTLMPHNPAAPQSRPQAPVCVGSIMRRSTSRLWSTKGGKIKGSGAWCGRGRWLS from the exons ATGTGGGCTGCGGCGGGCGGGCTGTGGCGCTTCCGCGCGGGTCTCCGGGCCCTGCTCCGTAGCCGTGAGGCTGCGCTGTTTCCGGGCTGCGAGCGGGGACTGCACTGCTCTGCTGTCTCCTGCAAGAACTGGCTCAAGAAATTTGCCTCGAAAACCAA AAAAAAGTTTTGGTATGAAAGTCCTTCCTTGGGCTCTCACTCG ACTTACAAACCATCCAAGTTGGAACTCCTCGTGAGGAGCACCTCAAAGAAAACCAGGAAGGAGGACCATGTGCACCTGAGGGCCCTGAACGGCCTCCTCTATAAGGCACTGACAGACCTGCTGTGTACCCCTGAAGTGAGTCAGGAGCTGTATGACCTTAACGTGGAGCTCTCCAAG GTTTCCCTGACTCCAGACTTCTCAGCCTGCCGAGTGTACTGGAAGACAATGCTGTCTGCTGAGCAGAACGCACACATGGAGGCCGTCTTGCAGAGAAGTGCCGCGCACATGAG CTTGATCAGTTACTGGCAGTCGCAGACTTTGGACCCCGGGATGAAAGAGACGACTTTGTACAAAGTGATTTCAG GGACCCTGATGCCTCACAACCCTGCGGCACCACAGAGCCGGCCACAGGCTCCAGTCTGTGTGGGATCGATCATGAGGCGCTCAACAAGCAGATTATGGAGTACAAAAGGAGGAAAGATAAAGGGCTCGGGGGCCTGGTGTGGCAGGGGCAGGTGGCTGAGCTGA